Proteins encoded in a region of the Oscillospiraceae bacterium MB24-C1 genome:
- a CDS encoding peptidoglycan DD-metalloendopeptidase family protein: MKAIRRAAVYLAVVLMLVSASPVILGVDADDYKDQLDSLSSKYDELEKQQKAIQSQIDKAKTEKDKHLAQKKQLDNQIYGVRQQITVLSDKITLLEQGISKKEEELQEQQLRIEDNFELLKKRLRVMYKTGNASVLGLVLGAEDFTEFLSRTQVTARVAQHDRELIENMQKELAQIKEVKEAIEADKTELETSKGQQAEKQTQLAQQLLQTQDQIQDIEALEKDYKANQAKLTQQMKEVQAEVDAIYAKIDSTGTYDGGIMLWPVAGYKTVTSNYGWRFGGTDFHTGIDIARTNSAGQGIYGKPILAAADGKVVFTQTTYIAGRGYGIYLIIDHGGGISTLYGHTSGLKVKVGDKVSRGQTVAYVGSTGWSTGPHLHFEVRVKGKYTNPWPYLK, encoded by the coding sequence TTGAAAGCTATAAGGCGGGCGGCGGTGTATCTTGCTGTTGTGCTTATGCTCGTTTCAGCATCGCCGGTTATTTTAGGCGTTGATGCGGACGACTATAAGGATCAGCTCGACTCACTTTCTTCAAAATATGATGAGCTTGAAAAGCAGCAAAAGGCAATTCAGTCTCAAATTGATAAGGCTAAAACAGAAAAAGACAAGCATCTTGCGCAAAAAAAACAGCTTGATAATCAAATTTATGGTGTTCGCCAGCAAATTACGGTTTTAAGCGATAAAATTACGCTGCTTGAGCAGGGCATCAGTAAAAAGGAAGAGGAATTGCAAGAGCAGCAGCTGCGCATCGAGGACAACTTTGAGTTACTTAAGAAGCGGCTACGGGTGATGTATAAGACCGGCAACGCCAGCGTGTTGGGCTTGGTGCTCGGCGCGGAGGATTTCACCGAGTTCTTGTCCCGTACGCAGGTGACGGCTCGAGTGGCTCAGCATGACCGCGAATTAATTGAAAATATGCAAAAAGAGCTGGCGCAGATCAAAGAAGTCAAGGAGGCTATTGAAGCCGACAAGACAGAGCTTGAAACCTCGAAGGGTCAACAGGCCGAAAAACAGACCCAGCTTGCGCAGCAGCTCTTACAGACGCAGGATCAAATACAGGATATTGAAGCGCTTGAAAAGGACTATAAGGCGAATCAGGCAAAGCTGACGCAGCAGATGAAGGAAGTTCAGGCCGAGGTGGACGCCATCTATGCCAAGATTGATTCCACCGGAACCTACGATGGCGGCATTATGCTGTGGCCCGTTGCGGGCTACAAAACCGTCACTTCAAACTACGGCTGGCGTTTTGGCGGCACCGATTTCCATACTGGTATTGATATTGCGCGCACCAATTCGGCGGGTCAGGGCATCTACGGCAAGCCGATATTAGCAGCTGCCGACGGCAAGGTTGTGTTTACACAAACCACTTATATTGCGGGTCGCGGCTATGGTATCTACCTGATTATTGACCACGGCGGCGGTATCTCAACCCTTTACGGCCACACAAGCGGTTTAAAGGTGAAGGTTGGCGATAAAGTCTCCCGTGGGCAAACGGTGGCTTATGTCGGATCGACCGGTTGGTCGACCGGGCCGCATCTGCACTTTGAAGTGCGCGTCAAGGGTAAATACACCAATCCTTGGCCTTATCTGAAATAG
- a CDS encoding DNA glycosylase codes for MRTPILQKKDTFVLHIPEFDLEQTLNCGQSFRWKRETDGSFIGVAGIYPARIRQQGDVVTIVSVAGEAFWRHYFDTETDYCALKRLFCNTQQLVAPCECAGGIRILRQDGWEALASFIISQNNNIKRISGIIERLCEHFGDPIGEGLHAFPPPERLASCTVEDLAPLRSGFRARYLIDAAQKVCDGTVRLDALATLPLDDARTMLMQIVGVGRKVADCALLFGFYRLECFPVDVWIGRALKELFADGFPEELAPYAGIAQQMLFHYMRTRPK; via the coding sequence TTGCGAACCCCTATACTACAAAAAAAAGACACCTTCGTTCTGCACATCCCTGAATTTGACCTTGAACAAACGCTGAACTGTGGGCAGAGTTTTCGGTGGAAGCGCGAGACGGATGGCTCTTTTATCGGCGTAGCAGGAATCTACCCAGCACGCATACGTCAGCAGGGCGACGTGGTCACCATCGTCTCCGTCGCAGGCGAAGCCTTTTGGCGGCATTATTTTGATACAGAGACCGACTATTGCGCTTTAAAGCGCTTGTTTTGCAATACCCAACAGCTGGTGGCCCCCTGTGAGTGTGCAGGCGGCATTCGAATTTTACGCCAGGATGGCTGGGAAGCGCTCGCAAGCTTTATCATCAGTCAGAACAACAATATTAAGCGCATTTCAGGCATTATCGAGCGCTTGTGTGAACATTTCGGCGACCCCATCGGCGAAGGGCTCCATGCTTTTCCGCCTCCCGAAAGGCTGGCCAGTTGCACCGTCGAAGACCTTGCCCCGCTGCGCAGTGGCTTTCGGGCGCGTTATCTCATCGACGCCGCACAGAAGGTATGCGACGGCACAGTACGGCTTGATGCGCTGGCTACGCTCCCATTAGATGATGCTCGCACAATGCTGATGCAGATTGTTGGCGTGGGCCGCAAGGTGGCTGACTGCGCATTGCTGTTCGGGTTTTACCGGCTGGAATGCTTCCCGGTGGACGTGTGGATCGGCCGCGCGCTCAAAGAGCTGTTCGCTGATGGCTTTCCAGAGGAGCTAGCCCCCTATGCTGGCATCGCACAACAGATGCTGTTCCACTATATGCGCACGCGACCAAAATAA
- the ftsX gene encoding permease-like cell division protein FtsX: MPTVIWEANVRGSSFRYLIKEGFRNIYQNRAISIAAIGVLMACLLLVGISMLFTINVNNMVGYFESQNEIMVFLSDDVVGDELTDIDSEIRSISNVASVTFISREDGLKSWMEELGDDGTLLEWLIEDNPLQNAYRLVVKDLSKMQETIELVGYIDGIDTISASNEVAQAVTGLKQAVSVGGLAVIALLVAVSLSIVSNTIKLTVFNRRKEISIMKYVGATDAFIRLPFLSEGMLLGFISATLAFFMLWGGYIAFGHWVSRSTFYWASLVVGQLVAFKTVALKLYLYFLAAGVGIGALGSVFFVGKYIKV, from the coding sequence TTGCCGACGGTCATCTGGGAGGCAAACGTGCGCGGCAGTAGTTTTCGTTACCTAATCAAAGAGGGTTTTCGAAATATTTATCAAAACAGGGCAATTTCGATTGCGGCCATCGGCGTGCTGATGGCCTGTTTGCTTTTGGTAGGAATTTCGATGCTATTCACTATAAATGTTAATAATATGGTTGGCTATTTTGAGTCACAAAACGAGATTATGGTGTTTTTGTCCGACGATGTCGTCGGTGACGAACTGACGGATATCGACTCCGAAATCCGAAGCATCAGCAATGTGGCGTCGGTAACTTTCATCAGTCGCGAGGATGGACTGAAATCATGGATGGAAGAGCTTGGTGACGACGGCACGCTGCTCGAGTGGCTTATTGAGGATAATCCTTTGCAAAATGCATACCGCCTAGTCGTCAAAGATCTCTCCAAAATGCAGGAGACAATAGAGTTGGTCGGTTACATAGATGGCATTGACACCATCAGCGCTTCCAACGAGGTGGCTCAGGCTGTAACAGGTCTTAAACAGGCGGTATCAGTTGGTGGGCTCGCGGTTATTGCGTTGTTGGTAGCTGTGTCATTAAGCATTGTATCAAACACCATTAAGCTTACGGTTTTTAATCGCAGAAAAGAAATCAGTATTATGAAATACGTCGGTGCCACTGACGCTTTTATCAGGTTGCCGTTCTTGTCCGAGGGTATGCTGCTGGGCTTTATTTCTGCAACCCTTGCGTTTTTTATGTTATGGGGCGGTTATATCGCCTTTGGACATTGGGTCAGTCGAAGCACGTTTTACTGGGCGTCACTTGTCGTGGGCCAGTTGGTTGCTTTTAAGACGGTTGCACTCAAGCTCTACCTTTATTTTCTGGCGGCCGGTGTGGGAATTGGCGCGCTGGGAAGTGTCTTCTTTGTAGGTAAATATATAAAAGTGTAA
- the rlmB gene encoding 23S rRNA (guanosine(2251)-2'-O)-methyltransferase RlmB yields the protein MQDIRDSSDEMVAGRNPVIELLRSERPVNKILMLKTESGSLKRVIAMAKERGVPVKDVAREKLDALSPGVNHQGVIAFAAACDYATVDDIFTRAGSEPLFVVIADGIEDPHNLGAIIRSADAAGAHGVIVPKRHGAGLTAAVMKASAGAAEHLPVARVSNLAATVEELKKKNVWVYAADMDGESWCTVDYSGAVALVIGSEGSGVSRLLKERSDVVVSLPMCGKVNSLNASVAAGILLYEITRQRKGIKAK from the coding sequence ATGCAGGATATAAGGGATTCATCTGACGAGATGGTGGCGGGACGTAATCCCGTTATTGAATTGCTTCGGTCAGAGCGACCGGTGAATAAGATATTGATGCTTAAAACAGAGAGCGGCAGCCTTAAAAGAGTTATCGCCATGGCGAAGGAACGGGGCGTCCCTGTCAAGGATGTTGCGCGTGAAAAACTTGATGCGCTTTCTCCTGGGGTGAATCACCAGGGCGTTATTGCCTTTGCGGCGGCCTGTGATTATGCAACGGTGGATGACATTTTCACCCGAGCCGGTAGTGAGCCGCTTTTTGTGGTCATTGCCGATGGCATCGAGGACCCTCACAACCTAGGCGCGATTATTCGATCGGCCGATGCTGCGGGGGCACATGGTGTGATTGTACCCAAGCGGCACGGTGCAGGGTTAACCGCCGCAGTGATGAAGGCCTCGGCCGGTGCGGCCGAGCACCTGCCGGTTGCGCGGGTTTCTAACCTGGCGGCAACAGTCGAAGAGCTCAAGAAGAAAAACGTGTGGGTTTATGCCGCCGACATGGACGGTGAAAGCTGGTGCACAGTGGATTATTCTGGTGCGGTTGCGCTGGTGATAGGCTCTGAGGGCAGTGGCGTTTCTCGCCTGTTGAAAGAACGAAGCGACGTGGTGGTCAGCCTGCCGATGTGTGGCAAGGTCAATTCGCTCAACGCTTCAGTGGCGGCAGGTATTCTGTTGTATGAGATCACGCGGCAGAGAAAAGGAATCAAAGCAAAGTAG
- the greA gene encoding transcription elongation factor GreA → MAKEKTPVSEMTREEYQSLREELENLKTVERNEISEKIRIARGFGDLSENSEYDEAKNDQARLEARISRLEEQLKNVTIVETVNTDFVTIGTKVVLLDMEFGDEAEYRIGSSAASSGEDVITVDSPVGRAIIGKRVEDVVDIDTPSKKIYQMKIISISK, encoded by the coding sequence ATGGCAAAGGAAAAGACCCCGGTTAGTGAGATGACCAGGGAGGAATACCAGTCGCTGCGTGAAGAGCTCGAAAACTTAAAAACGGTTGAGCGCAACGAGATTTCGGAAAAGATCCGAATTGCCCGTGGTTTTGGCGATCTTTCTGAAAATAGCGAATATGATGAGGCAAAGAACGACCAGGCCCGTTTAGAAGCGCGTATCAGCCGGTTGGAGGAACAGCTTAAAAACGTAACGATCGTAGAGACGGTTAATACTGATTTTGTTACCATTGGTACCAAGGTAGTATTGTTGGATATGGAATTTGGCGACGAGGCTGAATACCGCATTGGCAGCAGTGCTGCTAGCAGCGGTGAGGATGTCATTACCGTTGATTCTCCCGTCGGGCGCGCTATTATCGGCAAGCGGGTAGAAGATGTTGTTGATATCGATACGCCCAGCAAAAAAATCTATCAGATGAAAATTATCAGCATTAGCAAATAG
- the carB gene encoding carbamoyl-phosphate synthase large subunit, protein MPLRKDIKKVLMIGSGPIVIGQAAEFDYAGTQACRALKEEGLEVVLINSNPATIMTDKRMADRIYIEPLTLETIKRIIEIEKPDSVLSTLGGQTGLTLSMQLAKDGFLEAHNVKLLGARPETIDKAEDRQLFKDTMQSIGQPCIPSKVVTNLDDALAFADEIGYPVIVRPAFTLGGTGGGIASDIADLREIATNGLRHSPIQQILVERCVAGWKEIEFEVIRDSKGNLITVCSMENVDPVGVHTGDSVVIAPAVTLADKEYQMLRTASLQIVDSLGVEGGCNCQFALNPDSFEYTVIEVNPRVSRSSALASKATGYPIAKVATKIAIGYTLDEIVNAVTGCTYACFEPALDYIVVKYPRWPFDKFVYGEKKLGTQMKATGEVMSIGTSFEQAMMKAAQSVELKLDSMRSPLLANESDDQVMSRVQTCDDMRLFAVYEALYRGIEGVEEIFRITRIDRWFLYKFLNLAQMQQILERGKLDETIYMRAKKFGFLDSTIQKMTGIDPAPFHRFASYKMVDTCAAEFPAETPYFYSTYDEQNEAAEFIAHHASDKKKVIVFGSGPIRIGQGIEFDYCSVHCVWALKEEGCEAIIVNNNPETVSTDFDTGDRLYFDPLTPESVDSILETEKPYGVVVQFGGQTAIKLTSYLAKKGVRILGTGADSVDAAEDRERFDEILEACQIPRPKGDTVMTTEEAVKAAEALGYPVLLRPSYVLGGQNMVIAHNTERVIEYMGIITATMLENPVLVDKYMMGTEVEVDAICDGEDYLIPGIMEHVERAGVHSGDSISVYPCRTLSPRIKDIIIDYTGRLARALKVIGMVNVQYVVYNDEVYVIEVNPRSSRTVPYISKVTGVPMVDLATKIMLGAKLKDLGFGTGLYPDAPYVAVKVPVFSFEKLRGVDVQLGPEMKSTGEVLGIAKTFEEALLKGLVAAGYKLEERGGVLISVRDTDKPEITKIAGKFEKLGFELYATPGTALALNREMVATNSVRPMQDASPNVIDLIDSGKVQYVISTSKGGANPKTSQSVQLRRRAVDHSIVCLTALDTANALADCLLSKKRMADIDLVSITDL, encoded by the coding sequence ATGCCGTTGCGCAAGGATATAAAGAAAGTTTTGATGATTGGCTCGGGCCCTATCGTGATTGGACAGGCTGCCGAGTTTGATTACGCGGGTACCCAGGCATGCCGTGCACTCAAAGAAGAAGGGCTTGAGGTGGTGCTTATCAACTCAAACCCCGCAACCATTATGACTGACAAGCGGATGGCTGACCGCATCTATATTGAACCGCTCACCCTTGAGACTATCAAACGCATCATCGAAATTGAAAAGCCAGACAGCGTACTTTCCACGTTGGGAGGACAGACCGGCCTGACCCTTTCGATGCAGCTTGCCAAGGATGGCTTTTTAGAGGCGCATAATGTCAAGTTGCTTGGTGCGAGACCCGAGACAATTGACAAGGCAGAGGATCGCCAGCTGTTTAAGGATACGATGCAGTCCATTGGCCAGCCCTGCATCCCCTCAAAGGTCGTCACCAACCTCGATGACGCGCTGGCCTTTGCCGACGAAATTGGCTACCCGGTCATTGTGCGCCCAGCGTTCACCCTTGGCGGCACAGGCGGCGGCATTGCCAGTGACATCGCCGATCTACGTGAGATTGCCACAAATGGCCTACGTCATTCGCCAATTCAGCAGATTCTCGTTGAGCGTTGCGTTGCAGGTTGGAAGGAGATTGAGTTTGAGGTTATTCGAGACTCCAAGGGCAACCTCATCACCGTCTGCTCGATGGAAAACGTCGACCCGGTTGGTGTACACACCGGCGACTCGGTTGTTATTGCGCCGGCGGTGACGTTGGCCGACAAGGAATATCAGATGCTGCGAACCGCTTCGCTGCAAATTGTTGATTCACTCGGCGTTGAAGGTGGCTGCAACTGCCAGTTTGCGCTGAACCCCGATAGCTTTGAATACACGGTTATCGAGGTCAACCCCCGTGTGTCCCGTTCGTCAGCGCTTGCCTCCAAGGCGACCGGCTATCCCATCGCCAAGGTGGCGACCAAAATTGCGATCGGCTATACTCTTGATGAGATTGTCAACGCTGTTACCGGTTGCACCTATGCCTGCTTTGAACCGGCACTCGATTACATCGTCGTTAAATACCCGCGCTGGCCGTTTGACAAGTTTGTTTACGGCGAAAAGAAGCTTGGAACCCAGATGAAAGCGACTGGCGAGGTCATGAGCATCGGCACCAGCTTTGAACAGGCGATGATGAAGGCTGCGCAGTCGGTAGAGCTAAAGCTTGACTCGATGCGTTCGCCGCTACTGGCCAATGAGAGTGACGATCAGGTCATGTCCCGCGTGCAAACCTGCGACGACATGCGTCTGTTTGCCGTCTATGAAGCGCTTTATCGTGGTATCGAGGGCGTTGAGGAAATTTTCCGAATCACGCGCATCGATCGATGGTTCTTATATAAATTCTTGAACCTCGCCCAAATGCAGCAAATTCTTGAACGGGGCAAGCTGGACGAGACCATCTATATGCGGGCCAAGAAGTTTGGCTTTTTAGATAGCACCATCCAAAAAATGACCGGTATTGACCCCGCGCCCTTCCACCGCTTTGCCAGCTATAAAATGGTTGACACCTGTGCGGCTGAGTTTCCGGCTGAAACGCCCTATTTCTACTCGACTTACGACGAGCAGAATGAAGCGGCGGAGTTTATTGCACACCACGCTAGCGACAAGAAAAAGGTGATTGTGTTCGGTTCTGGGCCCATCCGGATTGGTCAGGGCATTGAGTTTGACTATTGCTCGGTGCACTGCGTCTGGGCGCTTAAAGAAGAAGGCTGCGAGGCTATTATCGTCAATAACAATCCCGAGACGGTTTCCACCGACTTTGACACGGGCGACCGGCTCTATTTTGACCCGCTGACACCTGAAAGTGTTGACAGTATCTTGGAGACCGAAAAGCCTTACGGTGTCGTGGTGCAGTTCGGCGGACAGACCGCCATCAAACTAACCAGTTATCTAGCGAAAAAAGGCGTGCGCATTCTGGGTACCGGCGCCGACTCGGTGGACGCCGCCGAGGATCGCGAGCGCTTTGACGAGATTCTGGAAGCTTGCCAGATTCCGCGCCCCAAGGGCGACACTGTCATGACGACCGAAGAGGCGGTTAAAGCTGCGGAAGCTCTTGGCTATCCGGTGTTGTTGCGTCCCTCCTATGTGTTGGGCGGCCAGAATATGGTTATCGCCCATAACACCGAGCGGGTCATCGAATATATGGGCATTATCACCGCTACCATGCTGGAAAACCCGGTGCTGGTCGATAAGTATATGATGGGTACTGAGGTTGAAGTCGACGCCATCTGCGACGGTGAAGATTATCTGATTCCGGGCATCATGGAGCATGTTGAACGCGCTGGCGTCCACTCGGGCGACTCAATTTCGGTCTACCCCTGCCGCACACTCTCGCCCCGCATCAAGGACATCATCATCGACTATACCGGCAGGTTGGCACGTGCACTTAAAGTTATCGGCATGGTCAACGTACAGTATGTGGTATATAACGACGAGGTTTACGTCATTGAGGTTAACCCGCGTTCGTCGCGTACGGTACCCTATATCAGCAAGGTTACCGGCGTGCCGATGGTTGACCTTGCCACCAAGATCATGCTGGGCGCAAAACTCAAGGATTTGGGCTTTGGCACCGGGCTCTACCCAGACGCCCCATACGTAGCGGTCAAGGTACCCGTGTTTAGTTTTGAAAAACTGCGCGGCGTCGATGTACAGCTCGGCCCGGAGATGAAGTCCACCGGCGAGGTACTTGGCATCGCAAAAACCTTTGAGGAGGCGCTGTTAAAGGGTCTTGTCGCCGCGGGTTACAAGCTTGAGGAGCGCGGCGGTGTGTTGATCTCGGTGCGTGATACCGACAAGCCCGAAATCACCAAGATTGCGGGGAAGTTTGAAAAGCTCGGTTTTGAGCTTTACGCAACGCCGGGCACGGCACTGGCGCTCAACAGAGAGATGGTCGCTACCAACTCAGTGCGCCCCATGCAGGATGCGTCACCAAACGTCATAGATTTAATCGACTCCGGTAAGGTTCAATATGTGATCTCCACTTCAAAGGGAGGCGCGAACCCCAAGACGAGCCAGTCGGTGCAGTTGCGCCGCCGCGCAGTAGACCATTCTATCGTCTGCCTGACAGCGTTAGACACCGCCAATGCACTGGCCGACTGCCTGCTCTCTAAAAAGCGGATGGCTGATATCGACCTTGTGAGTATCACCGATCTATAA
- the ftsE gene encoding cell division ATP-binding protein FtsE: MIEFQNVSKSYGGPQLALSDVSFSVEKGEFLFVVGSSGSGKSTMLKLITREEATSSGKVYVDGCDVGKLRRSELPYYRRGIGVVFQDFRLIPQMNVYDNVAFAMRVTNVATREIKRRVPYVLDLVGLLPKVKRFPEQLSGGEQQRVALARALVNNPSLIIADEPTGNIDPAMSFEIVELLSEINKCGTTVMMVTHEHNLVNKFRHRTIVINGGHIVADGHLGGKRARQ, from the coding sequence ATGATTGAATTTCAAAATGTAAGCAAAAGCTACGGCGGGCCGCAGCTTGCTTTGAGTGATGTTTCCTTTTCGGTTGAAAAGGGCGAGTTTTTGTTTGTGGTGGGGTCATCCGGATCGGGTAAAAGCACGATGCTTAAGCTTATTACCCGGGAGGAGGCTACTTCCTCCGGCAAGGTTTATGTGGACGGATGTGACGTGGGCAAGCTGCGCCGCAGCGAGCTGCCCTATTACCGCAGAGGTATCGGGGTGGTGTTCCAGGATTTCCGGCTTATCCCGCAGATGAACGTCTATGATAATGTGGCGTTCGCCATGCGGGTTACAAACGTGGCAACCCGTGAGATTAAGCGCAGGGTGCCCTATGTTCTCGATCTGGTCGGGCTGCTGCCCAAGGTTAAACGCTTTCCTGAACAGCTTTCGGGTGGCGAGCAGCAGCGCGTCGCCTTGGCGCGTGCCCTTGTGAACAACCCATCGCTGATTATTGCGGACGAGCCGACCGGAAACATCGACCCCGCCATGTCTTTTGAGATTGTAGAGCTGTTGAGTGAAATCAATAAATGCGGCACGACAGTGATGATGGTGACACACGAGCACAATTTAGTAAACAAATTCCGTCATCGCACCATAGTTATCAATGGTGGGCACATTGTTGCCGACGGTCATCTGGGAGGCAAACGTGCGCGGCAGTAG
- a CDS encoding carbamoyl phosphate synthase small subunit, whose protein sequence is MSIYNADRAWLMLADGTVFEGRSFGATGTAIGEVVFTTGMTGCQETLTDPSYYGQIIVQTFPLIGNYGTNDDDVESDGIYMKGYIVREWCDSPSNFRAKERIDLFLKKHNTIGLFDIDTRALTRRLREHGVMNGVITTVPIEEQGKDKLLAEIEKYTVTKAVDSVTATTVKIYPAHGHRKYRVALFDFGYKRNIRESLRARGCDVAVVPARTTAAQLKEMNLDGIMLSNGPGDPQENAEVIENLRAIVAVGLPVMGVCLGHQLMALAMGGKTVKMGYGHRGGNQPVIDLASDRTYVTTQNHGYEVLADSLDPKVGKVSHINANDRTCEGVIYLQSPVFTVQFHPEACAGPADTAYLFDNFIAMIDKSKEGK, encoded by the coding sequence ATGTCAATTTATAACGCAGATCGGGCGTGGCTGATGTTGGCCGATGGGACGGTTTTTGAGGGCAGGTCGTTTGGCGCAACCGGAACGGCCATTGGTGAGGTGGTTTTTACCACCGGTATGACGGGATGTCAGGAAACGCTGACCGACCCGAGCTATTATGGGCAGATTATCGTACAAACCTTTCCGCTGATCGGCAACTACGGAACCAACGACGATGATGTCGAGTCGGACGGTATTTATATGAAGGGCTATATTGTACGCGAATGGTGTGACTCCCCCTCCAACTTCCGCGCCAAGGAGCGCATTGATCTCTTTTTGAAAAAACACAACACCATCGGATTATTTGATATCGACACCCGCGCACTCACCCGCCGCCTACGTGAGCACGGTGTTATGAACGGCGTGATTACAACGGTGCCAATTGAAGAGCAAGGTAAAGACAAGCTGTTGGCTGAGATTGAAAAATATACGGTCACCAAGGCAGTCGATTCAGTCACTGCCACTACTGTTAAGATTTATCCGGCGCACGGTCATAGAAAATACCGCGTTGCGCTGTTTGATTTTGGTTATAAGCGTAACATTAGAGAAAGTCTACGCGCGCGCGGCTGTGACGTTGCGGTTGTGCCGGCGCGCACCACGGCCGCCCAACTCAAAGAGATGAACTTGGATGGCATTATGCTTTCAAATGGCCCTGGGGATCCCCAAGAAAACGCCGAGGTCATTGAAAATTTGCGCGCCATCGTTGCGGTGGGACTGCCGGTGATGGGTGTCTGCCTTGGGCATCAGCTAATGGCCCTGGCTATGGGCGGCAAAACCGTCAAAATGGGCTATGGCCACCGCGGTGGCAACCAACCGGTCATTGATTTAGCGAGTGACCGCACCTATGTTACGACTCAGAACCATGGTTATGAGGTACTGGCCGATTCTCTTGACCCCAAGGTTGGAAAGGTTAGCCACATCAACGCCAATGACCGCACCTGCGAAGGTGTTATTTACCTTCAGTCACCGGTTTTCACAGTACAGTTCCACCCCGAGGCCTGCGCTGGACCAGCCGACACCGCCTATCTGTTTGATAACTTCATTGCCATGATCGATAAGAGCAAGGAGGGCAAGTAA
- a CDS encoding S41 family peptidase: MNRKITLGGAVTLAIMFSTVTFIMTMIYAQKTFDSRVFNIKERETMYAKLAEVDRLVRQKYFNPIDEKTLGENLVRGYIAGIEDEYGIYLTAEQYAETQSDYDGRMVDIGIVCTPDPGGYILIDKVYADSPAAVSELARGDLIIKVDELAVTAESYEAAVDALKGEPGTTVTVLVRRGSLEKSYTITRRKVEVPTAEGRMIGNIGYIRISQFNDNTPDQFFKVMAQLMDNGAQALVFDVRGNPGGTIESVGKMLDKLLPEGPIISATYRNSTTPQVLITSDAEEVKLPMAVLINSKSASAAELFAQALKDYNKAKAIGVTTYGKGSMQEIHKLSDGSALDFTVARYNPPKSPNFEGLGVKPDYDVKLSPDLEKELENLDENSDLQLKKALEVVTAIIKDQTEPGTDVTNPDDSSSEDVSDEGEEEYIYTGEDDDVGEDESEESSGEGSEDESTSEDVDSE, translated from the coding sequence ATGAATAGAAAAATAACACTGGGCGGCGCCGTGACGCTGGCCATAATGTTTTCCACCGTCACATTTATCATGACGATGATTTATGCCCAGAAGACCTTTGACAGTCGTGTTTTTAACATTAAAGAGCGAGAGACTATGTATGCGAAACTGGCGGAGGTCGACCGTCTGGTGCGACAAAAATATTTTAACCCCATCGATGAAAAGACACTGGGCGAAAATCTGGTTCGCGGCTATATTGCGGGCATAGAGGATGAGTACGGCATCTACTTGACTGCCGAGCAGTATGCCGAAACGCAGAGTGATTATGATGGTAGAATGGTGGATATCGGCATTGTCTGCACGCCGGATCCCGGCGGTTATATTTTGATTGACAAGGTCTATGCCGATTCGCCGGCAGCGGTGTCAGAACTTGCCAGAGGCGATTTAATTATCAAGGTGGATGAATTGGCCGTCACTGCGGAAAGCTATGAGGCAGCTGTCGATGCGCTTAAAGGTGAGCCAGGAACGACGGTAACCGTACTGGTACGCCGCGGAAGCCTTGAAAAAAGCTATACCATCACTCGGCGCAAGGTTGAGGTGCCCACTGCGGAGGGCCGCATGATCGGCAACATTGGGTATATCCGCATTTCGCAGTTTAACGATAACACACCTGACCAGTTCTTCAAGGTGATGGCCCAGCTCATGGATAACGGCGCTCAGGCGTTGGTCTTTGATGTGCGTGGCAATCCCGGCGGTACGATTGAATCGGTAGGTAAAATGCTTGATAAGCTGCTGCCCGAGGGGCCGATCATTTCGGCCACTTACCGAAACAGCACCACACCGCAGGTGTTGATCACCAGTGATGCGGAAGAGGTTAAGCTACCGATGGCGGTACTGATCAATTCAAAATCGGCCTCGGCAGCCGAACTGTTTGCACAGGCGCTCAAGGATTATAACAAGGCCAAGGCGATTGGTGTGACAACCTACGGCAAGGGCTCGATGCAGGAGATACACAAACTTTCAGACGGCTCAGCGCTCGATTTTACCGTGGCGCGGTACAATCCGCCGAAGTCGCCCAACTTTGAAGGTCTCGGTGTCAAGCCGGATTATGATGTCAAACTGTCGCCCGATTTGGAAAAAGAGCTTGAGAATTTAGATGAAAACAGCGACCTGCAGTTGAAAAAGGCACTTGAGGTCGTGACGGCCATCATAAAGGACCAGACCGAGCCTGGAACCGATGTAACCAATCCCGATGATAGCAGCTCTGAGGACGTCAGCGACGAAGGCGAAGAGGAATATATCTACACCGGCGAAGATGACGACGTGGGTGAAGATGAGAGCGAAGAATCGTCTGGAGAGGGCAGTGAAGACGAAAGCACATCTGAGGATGTGGACTCCGAGTAA